A single region of the Musa acuminata AAA Group cultivar baxijiao chromosome BXJ1-11, Cavendish_Baxijiao_AAA, whole genome shotgun sequence genome encodes:
- the LOC135597600 gene encoding beta-carotene 3-hydroxylase 2, chloroplastic-like: MAAGISAAATTLISCCFPREPSLPLKAAGDCLLLFGSSPGRASALRLWRRRATAVCFVLKEVGKDAEKNSRYTSTEVDPQGEETERSDALRASSERRTAERTARKRSERRAYLIAAVLSSLGITSTAVAAVYYRFSWQMEGGEVPVTEMFGTFALSVGAAVGMEFWARWAHRALWHASLWNMHESHHRPRDGPFELNDVFAIINAVPAISLMAYGFLNRGLLPGLCFGAGLGITLFGMAYMFVHDGLVHRRFPVGPIANVPYFRRVAAAHKIHHMDKFDGVPYGLFLGPKELEEVGGLEELEKEISRRAKLSDNSTNLSS; this comes from the exons ATGGCGGCCGGGATCTCCGCTGCTGCTACCACCCTAATCTCGTGCTGCTTCCCCAGGGAGCCGTCCCTTCCTCTAAAAGCGGCGGGCGACTGCTTACTCCTCTTCGGGTCTTCCCCCGGCAGGGCTTCCGCGCTTCGACTGTGGCGGCGGCGAGCCACCGCGGTCTGCTTCGTGCTGAAGGAGGTGGGCAAGGACGCGGAGAAGAACAGCCGGTATACGTCGACGGAAGTTGATCCCCAAGGGGAGGAGACGGAGAGATCAGACGCGCTGCGGGCCTCGTCGGAGCGGCGCACGGCGGAGAGGACCGCGAGGAAGCGGTCGGAGCGACGGGCGTATCTGATCGCGGCGGTGTTGTCCAGCCTCGGCATCACCTCCACGGCGGTCGCCGCCGTCTATTACCGTTTCTCCTGGCAAATGGAG GGAGGAGAGGTTCCGGTGACGGAGATGTTCGGGACGTTCGCTCTCTCTGTCGGCGCGGCG GTGGGGATGGAGTTCTGGGCGAGGTGGGCGCACCGGGCGCTGTGGCACGCATCGTTGTGGAACATGCACGAGTCTCACCACCGGCCGCGCGACGGCCCCTTCGAGCTCAACGACGTCTTCGCCATCATCAACGCCGTCCCCGCCATCTCCCTCATGGCCTACGGCTTCCTCAACCGCGGCCTCCTCCCCGGCCTCTGCTTCGGCGCC GGCCTCGGGATCACGCTGTTCGGGATGGCCTACATGTTCGTCCACGACGGGCTGGTCCACCGCAGGTTCCCCGTGGGCCCCATCGCCAACGTCCCCTACTTCCGCCGGGTGGCCGCCGCCCACAAG ATTCACCACATGGACAAGTTCGACGGGGTGCCGTATGGGCTCTTCTTGGGACCCAAG GAACTGGAGGAAGTGGGCGGCTTGGAGGAGCTGGAGAAGGAGATCAGCAGGAGGGCCAAGCTTTCCGACAACTCCACCAACCTTAGCAGCTAA
- the LOC135596488 gene encoding uncharacterized protein LOC135596488, giving the protein MERKSMTTGSHWMRWSWSRPWRWAKILFFLLATLATLLLLLAPPLLAAVIDLLLPLAAVLSADSNSPISASVLSAQLKSFDFQTSLVYLPLVSAGRCLLICAYVVCDGRRGLYLGFTTLCSLLSIAYLLLKAVNMCMAASSPPWRPRLAADGKDMVAIEALFLSSFALAVAHVVVAAYRGSWRERRKLLVFRIDVEAESICNVICSSSFSSFLCRP; this is encoded by the exons ATGGAGAGGAAGTCGATGACGACGGGCTCCCACTGGATGAGGTGGTCATGGAGCCGGCCGTGGCGATGGGCCAAGATTCTCTTCTTTCTCTTGGCCACGCTGGctactctcctcctcctcctcgccccgCCGCTGCTTGCTGCCGTCATCGACCTGCTTCTGCCGCTGGCTGCCGTGCTCTCCGCCGACTCGAATTCTCCTATCTCCGCCTCGGTGCTCTCTGCCCAGCTGAAGAGCTTCGACTTCCAGACCTCGCTGGTTTACTTGCCTTTGGTCTCCGCAGGCAGATGCCTTTTGATCT GTGCTTATGTTGTTTGCGATGGGCGCCGAGGACTGTACCTGGGTTTCACCACGCTGTGTAGCCTCCTCTCGATCGCTTACCTTCTGCTCAAGGCCGTCAACATGTGCATGGCGGCTTCGTCGCCGCCGTGGCGACCACGGCTTGCGGCGGACGGGAAAGACATGGTCGCGATCGAAGCTTTGTTCTTGAGCTCGTTTGCGCTGGCGGTGGCTCACGTCGTGGTGGCGGCCTACAGGGGCAGCTGGAGGGAGAGGCGGAAGCTGCTCGTTTTCAGGATCGATGTTGAAGCTGAAAGCATTTGCAACGTCATTTGTTCTTCTTCGTTCTCATCGTTTCTGTGTCGGCCATGA
- the LOC103972614 gene encoding uncharacterized protein LOC103972614: MQAVVAHVYDVTNSPSAKTNNTVTRINCIFKDCIGLGGIFHSAIQVYGTHEWSFGYRERGSGVFHCSPGQNQCYTYRQSIVLGETHCSQSEVNKILRELIRAWTGDSYDPLAKNCNHFSDAFCEKLGVRKLPGWINRFANTGNSAMGITQSTASRLRQAKAEIGSAIKVASRFIAGRASNSPRKPKSQSNRNQGSHHDMTSRLKHMISFCSTSQIPDETADPPKSS, from the exons ATGCAGGCGGTGGTGGCGCACGTGTACGACGTGACGAACAGCCCGTCGGCGAAGACGAACAACACCGTTACCCGGATCAACTGCATCTTCAAGGATTGCATCGGCCTCGGCGGCATCTTCCACAGCGCCATCCAG GTTTATGGAACTCACGAATGGTCATTCGGCTATCGGGAACGAGGGAGTGGAGTTTTCCATTGTTCACCGGGTCAAAATCAGTGTTACACCTATCGTCAAAGTATTGTTTTAGGAGAAACACACTGCTCCCAGTCTGAGGTAAATAAGATTCTGAGAGAACTTATCCGAGCCTGGACTGGAGATTCATATGATCCTCTAGCCAAGAACTGCAATCATTTTTCTGATGCCTTCTGTGAGAAGCTTGGTGTCCGGAAGCTTCCAG GATGGATCAATCGATTTGCCAATACCGGCAACAGTGCCATGGGAATCACACAAAGTACAGCATCTCGT CTGAGGCAAGCAAAAGCAGAAATTGGAAGTGCCATCAAAGTGGCATCAAGATTTATCGCTGGACGAGCCTCAAATTCTCCGAGGAAACCAAAATCGCAAAGCAATCGGAATCAAGGCAGCCATCATGATATGACTTCAAGGTTAAAACACATGATTTCCTTTTGTAGCACTTCACAGATTCCAGATGAGACCGCCGACCCTCCAAAATCTTCATAG